A genomic window from Sorex araneus isolate mSorAra2 chromosome 2, mSorAra2.pri, whole genome shotgun sequence includes:
- the C2H8orf90 gene encoding uncharacterized protein C8orf90 homolog, which produces MASPSSRDPSPAGPAAPPEPAFPDIYGGDAQLWEAHFRGIGRAYRALGKDDDFAIRVLTEDFTLPFPFAWPPGPDPARGPLFYDPHDRAGFDFLLRGPGAAPPALLRPLHATAQAAVRKRRLERLARSYARAGPGPGLLLLPPGPPTRAAPAE; this is translated from the exons ATGGCCTCCCCCAGCTCCAgggaccccagccctgcag gccccgccgcgccccccgagCCCGCCTTTCCTGACATCTACGGCGGCGACGCGCAGCTGTGGGAGGCGCATTTCCGCGGCATCGGGCGCGCCTACCGCGCGCTGGGCAAGGACGACGACTTCGCCATCCGCGTGCTGACCGAGGACTTCACGCTGCCCTTCCCCTTCGCCTGGCCGCCCGGGCCCGACCCCGCGCGCGGCCCGCTCTTCTACGACCCGCACGACCGCGCGGGCTTCGACTTCCTGCTGCGGGGCCCgggcgccgcgccccccgcgctgCTGCGGCCCCTGCACGCCACGGCGCAGGCGGCCGTGCGCAAGCGGCGCCTGGAGCGCCTGGCGCGGAGCTACGCGCGCgccggccccgggcccggcctcCTGCTGCTGCCCCCTGGCCCGCCCACCCGCGCCGCGCCTGCAGAATAA